Proteins co-encoded in one Kribbella solani genomic window:
- a CDS encoding beta-galactosidase, with amino-acid sequence MNRDREPLRATPAGWKQPAVLPAMSNEIDQHDRYQVTSRWMLVDGVPSIPVAAELHFSRTPRERWDERLRLLRAAGATEVSTYIYWNHHEEDRGQLRFDGNRDLAAFIRLAGEIGLGVILRVGPWSHGEARYGGFPDWVQHSGATLRTDDPRYLDLVEGWFGVLGEVAGPYCGPRGTVVAIQIENELVDRPHHIHTLKRMLRAAGLSAPLWTSSAWGSAQLPGQEVIPLYGGYPDGFWMEHDAPWDDSFRAHFFFSSHWDDTMLGADVRAQQGTHSVTDGAAPTSALFPIVTCELGGGMAGSYHRRPWPSALDVAAISNNALGSGSGWQGYYMFAGGTNPAGADGLQESHATGYPNDLPRFDYDFHAPIGASGRIAPSLGPLRRQHAALAAFGTALAQMPPSFPEIVPSGVEDATTLRWALRSDGASGFVFIGWHQPEVPLDDYRGAQFEIRLRDETVSFPPVPVDIPAGTVTRWPVHLEVGGVRVRWATASPLTVLDGQRSTLVLTADHGIDPQLASTDGEVLRAADGRPLDDGSGFVVEVARDEASIDVLVLNAECADDAWVIDRPNGAPWSSPASHRERQLLLSKAPLWTEADGGLRLRASETPAVRRYEPALRTFVSVPVELAGPPPRIGAVEARLDRKPDLEYRTYGFRDRRASAPRNEDFLAGAAEWTLQLPSWFGEYGDLVELEVDWTGDAAQLWLDGSPVADRFWDGSLWSFDLSAVPVRPDSELVLRVLPLFPAAPVYLPAGARSRKNDATAPLCSVDGIQLIASTVWSEQAR; translated from the coding sequence GTGAACCGTGACCGCGAGCCGCTCCGGGCCACTCCGGCCGGCTGGAAGCAGCCTGCCGTACTGCCGGCGATGAGCAACGAGATCGACCAGCACGACCGCTACCAGGTCACCAGCCGATGGATGCTGGTCGACGGTGTGCCCTCGATCCCCGTCGCGGCCGAGTTGCATTTCAGCCGTACTCCCCGCGAGCGCTGGGACGAGCGGCTCCGGCTGCTGCGCGCGGCCGGAGCCACCGAGGTGTCGACCTACATCTACTGGAATCACCACGAGGAGGACCGCGGGCAGCTTCGGTTCGACGGCAATCGCGATCTCGCCGCCTTCATCCGGCTCGCCGGCGAGATCGGCCTGGGCGTCATCCTGCGGGTCGGGCCGTGGTCCCACGGCGAGGCCCGCTACGGCGGATTCCCGGACTGGGTCCAGCATTCCGGCGCCACGTTGCGGACCGACGATCCGCGCTACCTGGATCTGGTCGAGGGGTGGTTCGGCGTGCTCGGCGAGGTCGCCGGACCGTACTGTGGCCCGCGCGGAACCGTCGTCGCCATCCAGATCGAGAACGAGCTCGTCGACCGCCCGCACCACATCCACACCCTCAAGCGGATGCTGCGAGCGGCCGGGCTCTCGGCTCCACTGTGGACCTCGTCCGCCTGGGGCAGCGCCCAGCTGCCCGGCCAGGAAGTCATTCCGTTGTACGGCGGCTATCCGGACGGTTTCTGGATGGAACACGACGCGCCGTGGGACGACAGTTTCCGCGCGCACTTCTTCTTCTCCAGCCACTGGGACGACACGATGCTGGGCGCGGACGTCCGGGCGCAGCAGGGCACGCATTCGGTCACCGACGGCGCGGCCCCGACCTCGGCGCTGTTCCCGATCGTGACCTGTGAGCTCGGCGGTGGCATGGCCGGGTCCTATCACCGCCGGCCGTGGCCGTCCGCGCTCGACGTCGCGGCGATCTCCAACAACGCGCTCGGCAGCGGATCGGGCTGGCAGGGGTACTACATGTTTGCCGGCGGCACCAATCCGGCGGGAGCCGACGGCCTGCAGGAGAGCCATGCGACCGGCTATCCGAACGACCTGCCGCGGTTCGACTACGACTTCCATGCACCGATCGGAGCATCCGGAAGGATCGCGCCGAGCCTGGGTCCGTTGCGCCGTCAGCACGCGGCCCTCGCCGCGTTCGGTACGGCCCTGGCGCAAATGCCACCGTCGTTCCCCGAGATCGTCCCCAGCGGGGTCGAGGACGCGACGACCTTGCGCTGGGCGCTCCGCAGCGATGGAGCGAGCGGCTTCGTCTTCATCGGCTGGCACCAGCCCGAGGTCCCCCTCGACGACTATCGCGGTGCCCAGTTCGAGATCCGGCTCCGCGACGAAACTGTCAGCTTCCCGCCGGTGCCGGTGGACATCCCGGCCGGGACGGTGACCCGCTGGCCAGTACACCTGGAGGTCGGCGGCGTACGCGTGCGGTGGGCCACGGCGTCGCCGTTGACCGTGCTCGATGGTCAGCGATCGACGCTGGTGCTGACCGCGGATCACGGCATCGATCCTCAGCTGGCGTCCACGGACGGGGAGGTCCTCCGCGCGGCGGACGGCCGGCCGCTGGACGACGGCAGCGGCTTCGTCGTCGAGGTCGCGCGGGACGAAGCGAGCATCGATGTACTGGTGCTGAATGCGGAGTGCGCCGACGACGCCTGGGTCATCGACCGGCCCAACGGCGCGCCCTGGAGCAGTCCGGCGAGTCACCGTGAGCGGCAACTGCTGCTGAGCAAGGCGCCGTTGTGGACCGAGGCGGACGGCGGGCTGCGCCTGCGCGCGAGCGAGACGCCAGCGGTTCGGCGGTACGAGCCCGCACTGCGGACTTTCGTGTCCGTGCCAGTCGAGCTCGCCGGTCCACCGCCGAGGATCGGTGCGGTCGAGGCCCGGCTCGACCGCAAGCCGGACCTTGAGTACCGGACGTACGGATTCCGTGACCGGCGGGCATCGGCGCCCCGCAACGAGGACTTCCTGGCCGGCGCCGCCGAGTGGACCTTGCAGCTGCCGAGCTGGTTCGGCGAGTACGGGGATCTGGTGGAACTCGAGGTGGACTGGACGGGCGACGCGGCCCAGCTGTGGCTTGACGGCTCCCCGGTCGCGGATCGTTTCTGGGACGGCTCGTTGTGGAGCTTCGATCTGTCCGCGGTGCCGGTACGGCCCGACTCCGAACTGGTCTTGAGGGTGCTGCCGTTGTTCCCAGCGGCACCGGTGTACCTTCCGGCCGGGGCCAGGTCGCGCAAGAATGACGCCACGGCGCCACTGTGCTCGGTCGACGGCATTCAGTTGATCGCCTCGACAGTGTGGTCGGAGCAGGCCCGATGA
- a CDS encoding carbohydrate ABC transporter permease, translating into MASPVGVVRSAVVPRVLWALCVAFVVGWAAFNVALLGWVILGSFRGGSAVFTKPFALPEVWSFSNYVSAWVTSKLGVGFLNSVLLVGLGSVSVVGLAALAAYPLSRTGMRSAGPVTTLFAMGLGIPLQIIIVPLFVFMNAISNAAYQAFGWWDSRISLYILYVATSLPFAVFLLTGFFRSLPTELEEAAALDGAGPFRTFRQIMWPLARPGITTAMLLTGLGLWNETLLALVFITDDQQGTLPRALLGLYSTMQYTSNWGGLFAGIVIVVVPTIVLYVALGRRIVEGMTLGSVK; encoded by the coding sequence ATGGCCAGTCCTGTCGGAGTCGTCCGTTCCGCGGTTGTTCCCCGGGTGCTCTGGGCGCTGTGTGTCGCCTTCGTCGTCGGCTGGGCCGCGTTCAACGTCGCGCTGCTCGGCTGGGTGATCCTCGGATCGTTCCGCGGTGGGTCCGCGGTGTTCACCAAGCCGTTCGCGCTGCCGGAGGTCTGGTCCTTCAGCAACTATGTCAGTGCGTGGGTGACGTCGAAGCTGGGCGTCGGGTTCCTGAACTCGGTCCTGCTCGTCGGTCTGGGTTCGGTGTCCGTGGTCGGCCTCGCGGCACTCGCGGCGTACCCACTCTCGCGGACCGGGATGCGGAGCGCCGGGCCGGTCACCACGCTGTTCGCGATGGGACTCGGCATCCCGCTGCAGATCATCATCGTTCCGCTGTTCGTTTTCATGAACGCCATCAGCAACGCCGCCTACCAGGCCTTCGGCTGGTGGGACAGCCGGATCAGCCTCTACATCCTGTACGTCGCGACGTCGTTGCCGTTCGCCGTCTTCCTGCTGACCGGCTTCTTCCGGTCGCTGCCGACCGAACTGGAAGAGGCGGCCGCGCTGGACGGCGCCGGGCCGTTCCGGACCTTTCGCCAGATCATGTGGCCGCTGGCCCGGCCCGGGATCACCACCGCGATGCTGCTCACCGGCCTCGGCCTGTGGAACGAAACGCTGCTCGCCCTGGTCTTCATCACCGACGACCAGCAAGGCACGTTGCCGCGGGCGCTCCTGGGTCTGTACAGCACGATGCAGTACACCTCGAACTGGGGCGGACTGTTCGCCGGCATCGTGATCGTGGTGGTGCCGACCATCGTTCTGTACGTCGCGCTCGGCCGCCGCATCGTCGAGGGCATGACCTTGGGCTCCGTCAAGTGA
- a CDS encoding carbohydrate ABC transporter permease, whose protein sequence is MSRVMASPAGLAPRVRARSGGSPAEQGRRKIYWPFITPALLFYVGFFVLPALYGVWVSFVKWRGMGDPQVFVGFGNYRRMWRDDSFRMAFTNTITILIVCGIGVFACAFLISSVLRELKLGPVLRTIMFVPHLLSPIAVGIGLGLLLSPDGLLNATLRLAGLGSAAQLWLTPDWIFKMILIATIWGSTGYYVMLMASAIGRIPAYYYEQAALDGAGRFRAFLHVTLPLTWDLVSVTAVLWMISAIRIFEFVYGLVGTGANPPPQARTMTIEVFLTTTGGAPAQYDMGLGSAMAVVMVLMTLVLVVAVRRFMRREALEF, encoded by the coding sequence ATGAGTCGAGTGATGGCGAGTCCCGCGGGTCTGGCCCCGCGGGTGCGCGCCCGGTCCGGCGGTTCGCCCGCCGAGCAGGGCCGCCGGAAGATCTACTGGCCCTTCATCACCCCCGCCTTGCTGTTCTACGTCGGCTTCTTCGTACTGCCGGCGCTGTACGGGGTCTGGGTGAGCTTCGTGAAGTGGCGCGGGATGGGTGATCCGCAGGTCTTCGTCGGGTTCGGGAACTACCGGCGGATGTGGCGCGACGACAGCTTCCGGATGGCGTTCACCAACACGATCACCATCCTGATCGTCTGTGGCATCGGCGTCTTCGCCTGTGCCTTCCTGATCTCCTCGGTGCTGCGGGAGCTGAAGCTCGGCCCGGTGCTGCGGACGATCATGTTCGTGCCGCACCTGCTGTCGCCGATTGCCGTCGGCATCGGTCTGGGGCTGCTGCTGTCGCCGGACGGTCTGCTGAACGCGACGTTGCGGCTGGCCGGGCTCGGGTCGGCCGCCCAGCTCTGGCTGACGCCGGACTGGATCTTCAAGATGATCCTGATCGCCACGATCTGGGGATCGACCGGGTACTACGTGATGCTGATGGCGTCGGCCATCGGCCGGATTCCCGCGTACTACTACGAGCAGGCGGCGCTCGACGGCGCCGGCCGGTTCCGGGCCTTCCTGCACGTCACCCTGCCACTCACCTGGGACCTGGTGTCGGTCACGGCGGTGCTCTGGATGATCAGCGCGATCCGCATCTTCGAGTTCGTCTACGGTCTCGTCGGCACCGGCGCGAATCCCCCGCCGCAGGCACGCACGATGACCATCGAGGTGTTCCTGACCACCACCGGAGGCGCGCCCGCGCAGTACGACATGGGGCTCGGCTCCGCGATGGCCGTGGTGATGGTCCTGATGACACTTGTCCTCGTGGTGGCCGTCCGGCGTTTCATGCGTCGCGAAGCCTTGGAGTTCTGA
- a CDS encoding extracellular solute-binding protein has translation MSGVLALTLGTLGIAGCGGAKDAKSGAASKLVYWSMWTEGEGQQKAIKAALDDFSAETGIQVDAQWVGREVGKQVIPRLTAGNPPDLVDGGTDLLTSYGSTNLQNLTDVYKSKIPGEDLTVGDSLIKPMLKEVSGTDGPRLAPYSLVGSSVWYNQKVTPELSEHPPKTWAEFIKVLDKLKAAGRTPVALDGDIADYDAYWVLWALMRTGGPGTIANAAKDSSGQGFETPAWKRGTEAIQQLIKGGYFPKGFNGTKFPTQQSAWADQTSKTNLILMGSWLPTEATTSLTSQGKDVSKLIQFRSFPFPAISDQDKGAGVVDAGPIGFAVPRKALHKEAADKFIAYFLAKKQLSRIATVAKSMPARTDVTPPPDLAGYAKEFANATAFFGTNDGLYNSMPKWVTDVWQPAVVAFFEGKTDAAGFRAELSKRTADYHKNN, from the coding sequence GTGTCCGGAGTCCTCGCACTGACCCTGGGCACCCTCGGGATCGCCGGCTGCGGCGGCGCGAAGGACGCGAAGTCCGGTGCCGCGAGCAAGCTCGTCTACTGGTCGATGTGGACCGAGGGCGAGGGCCAGCAGAAGGCGATCAAGGCGGCACTCGACGACTTCAGCGCCGAAACCGGAATCCAGGTCGACGCGCAGTGGGTCGGCCGTGAAGTCGGCAAGCAGGTGATCCCGCGGCTCACCGCGGGCAACCCCCCGGACCTGGTGGACGGTGGCACCGACCTGCTGACTTCCTACGGTAGTACGAATTTGCAGAACCTGACCGACGTCTACAAGTCGAAGATCCCGGGCGAGGACCTGACCGTCGGCGACTCGCTGATCAAGCCGATGCTGAAAGAGGTCTCCGGTACGGACGGCCCGCGGCTGGCGCCGTACAGCCTGGTCGGGTCGTCGGTCTGGTACAACCAGAAGGTCACGCCAGAGCTCAGCGAGCACCCGCCGAAGACCTGGGCCGAGTTCATCAAGGTGCTCGACAAACTGAAGGCGGCCGGCCGGACGCCGGTGGCGCTCGACGGCGACATCGCCGACTACGACGCGTACTGGGTGCTGTGGGCGCTGATGCGGACCGGCGGCCCGGGCACGATCGCCAACGCCGCGAAGGATTCGTCCGGCCAAGGCTTCGAAACGCCTGCGTGGAAACGCGGAACTGAAGCGATTCAACAGCTGATCAAGGGCGGATATTTCCCGAAAGGCTTCAACGGAACGAAGTTCCCGACGCAGCAGAGCGCGTGGGCCGATCAGACCAGCAAGACCAATCTGATCCTGATGGGCAGCTGGCTGCCGACGGAAGCGACCACGTCGCTGACCTCGCAGGGCAAGGACGTGAGCAAGCTGATTCAGTTCCGGTCCTTCCCGTTCCCGGCCATCTCGGACCAGGACAAGGGCGCCGGCGTCGTCGATGCCGGGCCGATCGGTTTCGCCGTACCGCGGAAGGCGCTGCACAAGGAGGCGGCGGACAAGTTCATCGCGTACTTCCTGGCCAAGAAGCAGCTCTCCCGGATCGCGACGGTCGCCAAGAGCATGCCGGCCCGGACCGACGTCACCCCGCCGCCGGACCTGGCCGGGTACGCCAAGGAGTTCGCGAACGCCACCGCCTTCTTCGGCACCAACGACGGGTTGTACAACTCGATGCCGAAGTGGGTCACCGACGTCTGGCAGCCCGCGGTGGTCGCCTTCTTCGAGGGCAAGACCGACGCGGCCGGCTTCCGGGCCGAGCTCTCGAAGCGAACCGCCGACTACCACAAGAACAACTAG
- the ald gene encoding alanine dehydrogenase, whose amino-acid sequence MKVGVPKEVKNHEYRVAITPSGVHEFVRTGHEVLIEQGAGDGSLIPDQEFVAAGARIVPNADDVWADAELVLKVKEPVAEEYHRMRKDQVLFTYLHLAASQDCTEALLRSGITGIAYETVQLPDGSLPLLAPMSEVAGRLAPQSGAYHLMAQGGGRGVLLGGVSGVHPARVVILGAGVSGMNAAAIALGMQAQVQLFDRNIARLRQADQIYQGHLLTIASNAYEIERAVLEADLVIGAVLVVGAKAPKLVTNDMVRRMKPGSVLVDIAIDQGGCFEDSRPTTHADPVYRVHNSLFYCVANMPGAVPNTSTYALTNVTLPYAIELANLGWREALKQDHSLALGLNTFDGHVTYGPVAEAHDLSQLKLDEVLV is encoded by the coding sequence GTGAAGGTCGGAGTTCCGAAGGAAGTCAAGAACCACGAGTACCGGGTGGCGATCACCCCGTCCGGAGTGCACGAGTTCGTGCGGACCGGGCACGAGGTTCTGATCGAGCAGGGGGCCGGCGACGGCTCACTGATCCCGGACCAGGAGTTCGTCGCGGCGGGGGCGCGGATCGTGCCGAACGCGGACGACGTCTGGGCGGACGCGGAGCTGGTGCTGAAGGTGAAGGAGCCGGTGGCGGAGGAGTACCACCGGATGCGCAAGGACCAGGTCCTCTTCACGTACCTGCACCTCGCCGCCAGCCAGGATTGCACCGAAGCGCTGCTGCGGTCCGGTATCACCGGCATCGCCTACGAGACGGTGCAGCTTCCGGATGGATCGCTTCCGTTGCTGGCGCCGATGAGTGAGGTGGCCGGCCGGCTCGCGCCACAGTCCGGTGCGTACCACCTGATGGCGCAGGGCGGTGGCCGTGGCGTGCTGCTCGGCGGCGTGTCCGGCGTACACCCGGCCCGCGTGGTCATCCTGGGTGCTGGTGTCTCCGGGATGAACGCGGCCGCCATCGCGCTCGGCATGCAGGCGCAGGTGCAGTTGTTCGACCGCAACATCGCACGCCTCCGGCAGGCCGACCAGATCTACCAGGGGCACCTGCTGACCATCGCCTCGAACGCGTACGAGATCGAGCGGGCCGTACTGGAAGCGGATCTGGTCATCGGGGCGGTGCTGGTGGTCGGTGCGAAGGCGCCGAAGCTGGTCACCAACGACATGGTCCGCCGGATGAAGCCGGGCAGCGTGCTGGTCGACATCGCGATCGACCAGGGCGGCTGCTTCGAGGACTCGCGCCCGACCACGCACGCCGACCCGGTGTACCGGGTGCACAACTCGCTGTTCTACTGCGTCGCGAACATGCCTGGCGCGGTGCCGAACACGTCCACGTACGCGCTCACCAACGTGACGCTGCCGTACGCGATCGAGCTGGCGAACCTGGGCTGGCGGGAGGCGCTGAAGCAGGACCACAGCCTGGCGCTCGGGCTGAACACGTTCGACGGCCACGTCACGTACGGTCCGGTCGCGGAAGCCCACGACCTGTCGCAGCTGAAGCTGGACGAGGTGCTGGTCTGA
- the xerD gene encoding site-specific tyrosine recombinase XerD: MSIARAVGAYLDHLTVERGLAANTLASYRRDLRRYTGFLREVGIDELGPITEAVIGDFLMRLREGDADHPPLTASSAGRTVVAVRGFHKFCVREGLTAVDPAAAVKPPTPPQRLPKALSVDEVTRILSAAAGADSEPAVLATRDAALLEFLYGTGARISEAVGLDVDDIDLDAGAVLLRGKGSKERVVPVGSYAREALSAYQVRGRPDLVSRGRGTAALFLNARGGRLSRQSAWTVLRRAAQRAGIAQEISPHTLRHSYATHLLDGGADVRVVQELLGHASVTTTQVYTLVTVDKLREVYATSHPRAL, from the coding sequence CTGAGCATCGCCCGTGCGGTTGGCGCTTACCTGGACCACCTCACGGTGGAACGCGGCCTGGCCGCCAACACGCTGGCGTCGTACCGGCGCGACCTGCGCCGGTACACCGGCTTCCTCCGCGAAGTGGGCATCGACGAGCTCGGCCCGATCACCGAGGCGGTCATCGGCGACTTCCTGATGCGGCTGCGGGAGGGCGACGCGGACCACCCGCCACTGACCGCGTCCAGCGCGGGGCGGACAGTGGTCGCGGTCCGCGGGTTCCACAAGTTCTGCGTCCGCGAGGGACTGACCGCGGTGGACCCCGCCGCGGCCGTCAAGCCGCCCACGCCGCCACAACGATTGCCCAAGGCCCTCTCGGTCGACGAGGTCACGCGCATCCTCTCAGCGGCCGCTGGAGCTGATTCAGAGCCCGCTGTGCTCGCTACCCGCGACGCGGCGCTGCTGGAGTTCCTGTACGGCACCGGCGCGCGAATCTCCGAAGCTGTCGGGCTGGACGTCGATGACATCGACCTGGACGCCGGTGCGGTGCTACTGCGCGGTAAGGGCAGTAAAGAACGGGTAGTACCCGTCGGTTCGTACGCACGTGAGGCCTTGTCGGCGTACCAGGTCCGTGGCCGGCCTGATTTGGTGTCGCGCGGTCGCGGAACGGCCGCACTGTTCCTGAACGCGCGCGGTGGGCGGTTGTCGCGGCAAAGCGCATGGACCGTGTTGCGCAGAGCCGCACAGCGCGCCGGCATCGCGCAGGAGATCTCCCCGCACACACTGCGCCATTCGTACGCCACGCACCTGCTCGACGGCGGTGCGGATGTCCGCGTGGTGCAGGAGCTGCTCGGGCATGCATCGGTGACGACCACGCAGGTGTACACGCTGGTCACTGTCGACAAGCTGCGAGAGGTGTACGCGACCTCGCATCCACGGGCACTCTGA